One Drosophila teissieri strain GT53w chromosome X, Prin_Dtei_1.1, whole genome shotgun sequence genomic window, TGCAGATTGCCGTTGACGGATGTGAGTCcgttggtgggcgtggcggccTTCGTCGTCGTCTTCCTGCGCCGCTCCACACCGTCCACGAACTCGGCCTCATCCTCCTTGTCCGGCTTCTCGTCCCTCAGCCGATTGGGCCGCGATTCACCGGTGGAGTCGTAGAACGCATCAGGCAGATCGTCAAAGTTCTGATACTCCAGGCAGCGCTGTATCTTCGCTATGTTGCTCAGCAGCAGGCGATGGAAGAGATCCACCTGCGGCTGGCCGCCGCCGCGAATGTCCAGAATGGGCAGCCAGCGGTAGTAGCACTGATCCCACACATGCAGATCGAAGATGCGGTGGGCCGGCTGCAGGAAACGATCCTGAGGCACTGACGAAGCGGTCGCAAAGTGCTGCGGATTGATGGTGTTGCGCGAGGGCGTGACTCCACTGCCAGCACCATGCGCTCCCTTATTGCCCACCGCCAGGGATCTGCGATGCGCCACGGCGCCCGCCTGGGCGCCAAGATCGCCCCTTTGGCGCTGGTAGAGCGGATTGCTGAAGAACATCTTGTCCTTGTCCGAAAACTGTTCGCCCCAATCCCAAACGGGACGCTGGACGAGCTGCGAGTCGCGCACCGCCTTCAGGCGCTGCGCCTGCGTGTCAAACTGGAAGGTATCGAAGATGGGCATGAAGCACGAGTCCCACAGCGTGGTCAGGTACGTCTGCGTGAATTCGAACTCGTCGGGgaactgctgcagcagctgccacaCGCAGTCGAGGAAGAGCAGGAACACTGGACTCTGTTCGCTGTCCAGCAGCTCGGCATTGCCGCCGGCTGGCTGGGCGGGATAGACATGACCCAGGCGCCGCTGGAACGGATGCTCCAGGGCCACCCACTCCTTCTGCACCAGCGACTGGAAGCCATCGATGGTGCGGAAATGCGGATCGAGCAGCAGCTGCGTCAGACTGCTGATCACACAGCACAGATCACGACCATTCGACTCCTGGAGGACACAGGTAACGGCGCTGCGCAGCGTGGCAGCCGCTTCACTAGCGTAGCGTAGGCACAACGACACATAGAACAGCCAGTTGGTCTTTTCGAGTAAACCCAGGTACTTGTCATCCTGCAGCATGAACTTCTCCGGCGTTTCCGGCGTGCACAGGCGCCTCAGCTTCTGGTAGGCACGCAGCACATCCTGAATGCTCGGCAATCGATCCGTTAACTGCAGCAGCTTCAGCTGTCGCCCCGCATCGCACTTGCGCACCAGCTCCAGCATCACATTCTCCGATTTGGTGTCCTGCTGCGCAGCCGGCTGCAGTTCAGCTAATCTGACCAGGGCAGCGCTGCTGCCATAGCTGTACACCCAGAAGGCAGCTCGTGAATCGCAGAAGGCGCGCGACAGATCCAGGAAACGATCCACGCTGCAGCTCTTCGGTATGACGAAATGCGGCGGCACAGTGTACTTGCCCGCCTGGAGGGGATTCTGCAGCAGCTGAACACTGGCACTGCTCACCACCTGCCACTCGGTGGCGCCGCAACGTATCAGCTCCCTGGCCCAGTCGTTCTTCGTCGCATACATACTGGTGCCCGATGCGCCCAGCGTCGAATAGTACGGCTCGCGGTGCGCATAGGCGAAGCTCAGGTCATGCCGCATGGGATAGGCGAAACGCACCAGGGCGGAGGCAATCAGTTTGCCCTGATCACTGGCACCGAACATCTTCGAGTCCTGCTGCTGGAAGGCGAACTTCAGCAGGCGAAAGTTCTTGCACACGATGTGCAGGGCGGCGATGCGACCGCTAATGTTCTGCTGCTTGAAGGGCTCCAGTTTCTTGCGCCTGCTGATTCCCGCATGGCTGGCCATGCCGCGCGCCGCCTGCAGCGCACTGGCCGCCCGTCCCAGCTCGGCAATGGTGTAGATATGATCGATGTTGTTCAGCGTGATCTCATTCCGGCCCACATACGCGTTCTCCTGATACAGATCCACCAGTGGTGCTGTGCTCGCATGATTACGCTTCGCATGCAGCGGCACAAAGGCCAGCTTGAAATTGGTGACACTAAGCAGTCCGAAGGTGGCCTCTCTATGATGGTAATCCGCTGGTGTGCCCGACGCTGACGTTGTGGCTGTGAGCGTGGAgccaccactgccaccgctgctgctgtccatCGGATCGATGGGTGAGTACATGTAGGCCGGCGCCGAGGCCACTATCTGCTCGCCCTGCAGCAGACGCGGCTTGGCCAGATGGACGTCCCTCAGATCGCTGGGCAGGCACCATTCGTTTGTGTCCGCTGTGGCGCGCAAATCTCCCGGTAGCGGTGCCACATAGCTGGTGAAGGTGTTGCGCTTGTGGTGGTCAGCACTTCCGGCGGAACCCGCTCCACCCAATCCACCGCTGCCTCcgtggccgccgccgccgcccgtGGCCATTAGTTAGTCTGTACGTCGCTGgaatattcaattattcaCCACTTCCTGTCTGGGGCGCTAGCTTTACCGTtatttcgctgctgctgctgctgctgtctgtGCCATGCAAGCAGAAAGAGAGAATATGGAGCAAATGAACGGCGAATGGAGCAGCAAATGGTTGTGTGGAAAACCAAATTAGAATTATCggattctttttctttttttttgttttttcttttttggtgcGGGTGATAAGTTTTTATCAGTGAAACACAACTTACCGTTCGGATTACTacctgtgtgtgcgtgtgtgtgcgagcgatcgccgttgctgctgctgttgttgttgtcgttgttgctgctgctgccgctgtcgctgcggctggtgtttttgttgtctttggGTTTTTGATTTCGAATGTCGAATGCGGCTCGAGCGGGGTCACTCGTTGTTGGGGTCATCTGCTGGGGTCATCCAACTGCACCATCTGGCGTCTGCACACACGCAACGTCGGTCGCAatgtgcatttatttatttatttttatttgttcacTTGGTCGCCACAATTCATACGACACActaacactcacacacacacgcacacacatgcacgcacATGACACTGGGTGCAATCGGTGCAGTGTGACCAGACGCCCCCAATTCCAGTATTTCGTGTGCCGTCAAACGAACAGCGATGACTAAGCGATGCTCGTGGAACgctgaaatgtgaaaaatgtttttgttttttcattttagattgctgtgcatttatttaattatctttaagcattttaaaaccaaaaacaaatatatgtaAGACTTTTCAACATATTTCTAGTCTTACTCCAAATGTATTAGTTTGCACTGTAACCGTAGGGGTTCTGAGTTCCTATCGCAAGTGAATAGAAGaactgtattttatttgtattaatttcattttatttttatgaattgAATAAATCAAGCAATTAGTGTATGCTCTAAAACAtgcatttatttgtaataaaaaacacaatatTGCTTATTTACTTATTGCTGTTTAAAAATTGTCTTTCCTATCGGAATCAATGGGAATAAACGATAGTTTCTGCGCGCTGTGCAACGGTAAAAAGCAGCTGACCAGAGCTTTTTCCGCTGGCCAAGCGCAAAAGCTCCGGAGCGTGTTGTCATAATTGTGTCTGCAAAAGCTCGCTTGATTCCATTCCACGATTGATTcgatttgctttgcttttgctattCGCGATGTGCCGTGGCTAATGAGTCGCattgccaaatgcaaatgcaattgacCCACTGAACGAACCCGCTGCCCCGCTGCCCAGCTGCACTGCATCCACACCAGCAACTCCACGGTGAAATCCAGGCAAGCCCCGCGAATCGCCACCCCAAAATCAGCAGCCACCAGCCATCAGCCACCATGTCAACGGAGAGCAACACGCCCGTGGATCCGAGGGTCCAGGTAGGTGCCACCTGCATATAGCTGCCAAGCAAATTAATCCTTGGGAGCCTCGTaggtggagctggagaagctgaACTCCGCCACGGACAACATCAACCGCTACGAAGTGGAGCTCGATGTGAGTGGGCGAGTATTGATTTTTCCCCAATTACCCCAGTTACTTACCATTATTGCTTGCTTGATCCCGTGTCCAAAACCAAATGAAGGAGGCCAAGTGCGAGTTCAAGCGTTTGCTGGCCGAGAGTGTGGTGCGGATTAAGGCAGCTGCCCACAAGCTGGGCAACTCCATTGATGCCGCCAAGCCGTACTACGAGTCGCGCATCTACGCCGCCCAGCTGGCCAAGGAAACGCAATTGGCGGCGGCCAGCCACGAGAAGGCCAAGTCCATCCATGCCGCCGCCAAGGAGATGGTCTATCTGGCCGAGCAGGGGCTGGGCGAGAAGTCCACGCTGGACACCGCCTGCCAGGAGATGCTCAGCCATGCCGCCAGCAAGGTCAATCAGTCCCAGCTGGAGGTCACCGACACCCGCAACGCCCTCAAGATGTGCCAGCTGAAGCTCGAGGTGGCCAACAACCGGGTCGGCAAGCTCCAGGGTCAGCTGAAGCAAGCGCTCCGTGCATCCAGGTAAAGTTCATTGGTTCCCCTTTGGGGGCGCACTGCTTAAGGGTGCAAATGGGTGGGCCAGAACCAGGTCACAGCAACCGCTTGCCACCGAAAGTCGAGTGCTGGTGACCCAGAAGTTCCAAATGTCCGTTTCTCAAACAAGATTTTCCATAaagtttaatgtttattttgatgTAAAGACTGATAGTTATTACCAAGCTATGTATGcttaagtaaaataatttgtaaaactTGTAATGtttattagaaaatatttctgtCTATcagataaaaaacaattttcgaaCTTCGGTTTATTGCCGAACTTACGCTTATCTTATTTAACATTCTTTAGTTAACTTTTaagttttctatttgtttattaaattctaaTTTGTTGTATGccttttcgttttgttttttccttttatgGCGGACTGCTGTGTCCTCCGTACTTTTATCTTTCTTTTAGATTGCAGCTCAAGCGCAATTTACTTTTGTTGAGATATTTTAGCATTATGCACGCTTTGTATTGTACCCTCTGTTCGTGAGTATCGCCGACTCGACTTGGCCACATGGCCACAGCCGGCAGCACCACTAACCTAATCCGCTGGCATCCTTCCCCGCTACCATAGGCCGTACTACGAGACCCGGGCGAACTACAATGGACTACTGAAGGCGCAGAAAACGCGCGTCAACGAGCTGGAGGCGAAGGTCAGTGCGGCAAAGCTAACGTACAACGAGGCGCTCAAGAATCTGGAGCAGATCTCGGAGGACATACACcggcagcgccagcagcgcaATAACCTGCTCAACTACGAGGCCATGCTGCGTCAGGTGGACGCCGTGGACACGCTGACGGCGGGTCTGGAGCGGAGTTCCTGCGGCACAGCTGCCGATCGCCCGGACCTCGAGGCGGAGGCGGCCGCTGCGGAGCAGGCGCATGCGGATGAGGAGTACCTGCGCATGCCCGAGCGTCTGGGTCACCACGAGTGCCCACACCTGCTGACCGATTTCGAGGCGGTGCTCACGTTTCCGCAGAAACTGGCCGGCGGCATGCACAAGTCGGCGAGCACTGGGGCTGCGGCGGATGGGGAAGCCGGATTGGGACCGCTGGGCCTGCACGCTCCGTACGAGGTGAAGTCGGGCAGCGGATCTCTGGCCTCGGGATCCGCTTCCGTCTCAACTTCGGCTGGCGGCGCACCGGCGGACAACGACATTGAGCAGTGGACGGAGATCCGGCTGTCGCATTCGGATAGCACCAGTTCCAGCTACTCGAATCAGTCGCTGCTCGAGCAGCAGGGCTTGGACTCCACGGGCGGCATGTCCGGCGGCCTGGGCCTCGGCCTGGCCAGGAATCATCTCGATGCGGATGCCCAGTCCCAGCACTCGACCTCGTCATCCGATGAACCGAAGCGCAAGGTCACCTGCACGACAATATTCCAGGACGATAGcagtgcatccagcggcgGTGGCCAGCAGATGAGCCGCAAGCAGAGCCTCAGCCAGTGGCTGTCCCGCTCGAATAGCTTCAAGGGCAGTGGACGCAGGCAGAGCCTGGATCTGCTCATCGATGCCGGTGACAAGGTGAAGGATGTCTTTAGCTACGGCTTTCAGAAGGTGGGCCGCAGCCTGGAGCGGCGCAACAGCGAATCGGAGATGTCCGGCGATTGTGCAGCCGAGGGAGAGGCACTGCTCGGCGGCGGCACAACGGACTCACTGGCGCTGCATGGCGGTGCAACCGGCAGTGCTGGCAGTGCagcaggaggtggaggtggatccggttctggatctggatctggcgGCGGTGCCGGTGATTTTTTCCTCTTCAGCAGGTCAGTAGACGGTGGTAATGGGGCAAATGGTGGCGGTCGCAGTCTGCTCAACTCGCTGCACAGCCGCCTCACCAAGCTCATTTGAACTCGGACTCATTTGAAGTCGGAAATCTGATTTCGAGctcgatttcgattccaaaaccgaatttgcatttgaaaaaaatatctcTATATACCCGAACCGAAACAGCGATGATCAGCGCAATTTTTGCACCCATCTTaatccaaccaaccaaccaaccaactacAAAAATGAACAACTGCAAAATTTACTAATAGTACTTAAATTACTAATATGAACAAATAATTGGCTGCTTTGATTTGGTCTCTGCTTTTGCTACTTTCGATCTCACAAAATATATCTTTCAAAAACCTAActgcaacaactacaacatcaacaacaacaataataataataccaacaacaacaacagcaacaacaacaagaactacaacaataataataacaacaacagcacgaACGCACACTCGCTTTAACCTCAAATTCTGTATGTACTGCTCAAAacgcaaaaaccaaaatcgagAAATAtctgttgtgttttttctaAACGTTACCTTTTCCCACTACTCATCATTAACCGCTTGGAATCGCTATTGCCCTCTCCCTCTAAGCCGAGTCATCTCCATATCGCTATCCCTGTCTATTTGAATGTACCTATGTTGAATACCCTGTACTCTGGTTTTGAGTTTATTTCAGTTGGAAAGTTATCTTAGTCCGAAACTTAGTTTTTCACAATCAGTttataaaactgaaaattattttatattttataatcgaTCCTAAGAATATCCTATATacttataaatttataaaacctTAAtgattatatttttcattgttttaaaGTTAACTTGTAGAACTTGGAGTACCGGGTTTTTGGAAGTCGGATAAGCCCGACTTTGTTTTAAGTGTTGTAATTGCTTACCTGTCCTATCATCACCCACTCtatatatcatatatgtatgtatttattctCTATCAAGTctcagttttgtgttttttcgtTCGAATTTCCGTATGCAAAGCTATTACATACAAAACTAACTAACTTTGCAGATCTTCAGAGCCAAAAGAGTTACTGTCCGATGAGCAGGTTGAGAATTTACTATTAAACCACTTGGTGGATGAGAATGGTGCCATTATAGTGGAGGAACTCAAatcgccaacaacaacaaccacaagcATGtaccacacacaccaccaccaacaacaacaacagcaacataatcaacaacaacaacagaatcagcagcagaagcaacaacaaaagcaacaccATCAGGCACTAAACGTGGTTGGAGCCTTGCTGTTTTGAAGCGACAGCGAGATACCCTACACTTAGAGAAAAGCCACACCAAAACGCCCTCACCATCACTTACACTCATACATAAATGCGGTGATGGGAATGGTCACTTATCAATGGATGATTGCAGTATAATAGTGCATAGATGATCAAAAGTGCCATAAGAagtatttaagtatttaagtatttaaaatttggaaaatttcCCTATTTTTGAGGATGGTTGTAACTTATTTATTCTTCAATTTAGAAAACCTTTAAAAACAATTCCCATCACTGCAGACACTCACAAATATGAATTATGGCAAAATTTTACTCTATGAGTAGTATTGGGGCATCTATACGATCGATCCAAAATCCAATTAGTCAAAAGCGTAGCGTACATATCATTCAATACAAAGACATAGACATCAATCCAGATGGATCagatcggattggatcggatGAGTCAGCAGGAATCTTTTAAATCCACACCAACGCACTCAGGCACGTGTGGCAAACTATGTTCTAATCCTAAATAAATGATGTGCAATAATTTAGTTTATCTAGTGGCATATAAATAAGAAAGTTACATTTTATGCTGTTtacaaaaagcaaataacTAAATGCTAGTCAACAAAACGAAATCAGTTTATTAGTTTTAGTGTGTACGAGCTAAACATTCGGCAACATGATTTACAAGaagcccacaaaaaaaaaaatacataagaATGTACAAATAATGGTAAATGTGGCgtgtgcactgaaagaaaatgaAGAGTGCGATGACAATGCGCGCAATAGACCCCCTACAGCAATATTACTTTATCGAGACATTTGAAATACAAACGGCTAGCAAATTGTCCGCGAATTCTTCGGTCTTCTTCTGCATGCGCCACTGAATGTTAAATAATTGCATATACTAATACCTGCATACAATTATATGAAGTGTATTATACAAAACGGATTGTTTCATTTCGAAAACTGGGCGGTTGGCGAATAAAATGGGGTAACTAATCTAATCAAATGCAGTTTTGGCTCACCATTTTTAGGCCGTTaggtatttggtattttcgATCCAATAAAATACTCATTTTCATAACAGTAAAAATAACTGTGCTTAcacatatttctttttattaaaatgccatttgaaatgtttgATTGAAttgtaaatatacaaattgtattcaaaatcaaaatgtaatCGATAAAAAGGAACTAAATAAAAGAACGATAAGATTGCTCAAATATATTCGACCTATCGATGGACTATCGCAAGCTTGACTTTCGCTGCGCGCCGATTATAAAAGAGCAAGAAATACATATTAGTTATAATACTAACCGCACGCAAACAAAGGAAACAACGTTAGATTTCacttttaaatgtatatattttaaattggtatATATTTCAACTAACGCTGTTAATGGGAATTTAACATCGCACCAGCTGATTTGCCACACATGTGCGATATATCGATAGACTGGCGCAAGCACTGGCGACCCATCTCTACGATAGTGCTTTCGTCCGCCTTCGTGCGCCTTCGTGCGTCTTCGTGCAGCTTCGGCTCGACTCGGTTCGCAGTGGTTCGCTTCGACCCGCCGACGGACGCTTTAGTTTGGCTGCAACACCTTGTTGAGAACAGACCGATTCGAAGCGAACTCGAAACTCGAACTGAAACCgagcaaaccaaacaaaccaagccaaacaaTCCGAAGAAATCGCGTCGTGAGGTGTGTGTAGCAGCGGTTAAATAACGCGGCGATCTTaactgtttttct contains:
- the LOC122623122 gene encoding SH3 domain-binding protein 5 isoform X1 produces the protein MSTESNTPVDPRVQVELEKLNSATDNINRYEVELDEAKCEFKRLLAESVVRIKAAAHKLGNSIDAAKPYYESRIYAAQLAKETQLAAASHEKAKSIHAAAKEMVYLAEQGLGEKSTLDTACQEMLSHAASKVNQSQLEVTDTRNALKMCQLKLEVANNRVGKLQGQLKQALRASRLQLKRNLLLLRYFSIMHALYCTLCSPYYETRANYNGLLKAQKTRVNELEAKVSAAKLTYNEALKNLEQISEDIHRQRQQRNNLLNYEAMLRQVDAVDTLTAGLERSSCGTAADRPDLEAEAAAAEQAHADEEYLRMPERLGHHECPHLLTDFEAVLTFPQKLAGGMHKSASTGAAADGEAGLGPLGLHAPYEVKSGSGSLASGSASVSTSAGGAPADNDIEQWTEIRLSHSDSTSSSYSNQSLLEQQGLDSTGGMSGGLGLGLARNHLDADAQSQHSTSSSDEPKRKVTCTTIFQDDSSASSGGGQQMSRKQSLSQWLSRSNSFKGSGRRQSLDLLIDAGDKVKDVFSYGFQKVGRSLERRNSESEMSGDCAAEGEALLGGGTTDSLALHGGATGSAGSAAGGGGGSGSGSGSGGGAGDFFLFSRSSEPKELLSDEQVENLLLNHLVDENGAIIVEELKSPTTTTTSMYHTHHHQQQQQQHNQQQQQNQQQKQQQKQHHQALNVVGALLF
- the LOC122624227 gene encoding myotubularin-related protein 10-B → MATGGGGGHGGSGGLGGAGSAGSADHHKRNTFTSYVAPLPGDLRATADTNEWCLPSDLRDVHLAKPRLLQGEQIVASAPAYMYSPIDPMDSSSGGSGGSTLTATTSASGTPADYHHREATFGLLSVTNFKLAFVPLHAKRNHASTAPLVDLYQENAYVGRNEITLNNIDHIYTIAELGRAASALQAARGMASHAGISRRKKLEPFKQQNISGRIAALHIVCKNFRLLKFAFQQQDSKMFGASDQGKLIASALVRFAYPMRHDLSFAYAHREPYYSTLGASGTSMYATKNDWARELIRCGATEWQVVSSASVQLLQNPLQAGKYTVPPHFVIPKSCSVDRFLDLSRAFCDSRAAFWVYSYGSSAALVRLAELQPAAQQDTKSENVMLELVRKCDAGRQLKLLQLTDRLPSIQDVLRAYQKLRRLCTPETPEKFMLQDDKYLGLLEKTNWLFYVSLCLRYASEAAATLRSAVTCVLQESNGRDLCCVISSLTQLLLDPHFRTIDGFQSLVQKEWVALEHPFQRRLGHVYPAQPAGGNAELLDSEQSPVFLLFLDCVWQLLQQFPDEFEFTQTYLTTLWDSCFMPIFDTFQFDTQAQRLKAVRDSQLVQRPVWDWGEQFSDKDKMFFSNPLYQRQRGDLGAQAGAVAHRRSLAVGNKGAHGAGSGVTPSRNTINPQHFATASSVPQDRFLQPAHRIFDLHVWDQCYYRWLPILDIRGGGQPQVDLFHRLLLSNIAKIQRCLEYQNFDDLPDAFYDSTGESRPNRLRDEKPDKEDEAEFVDGVERRRKTTTKAATPTNGLTSVNGNLQLSTLSSFFPFGNPIAGDAPLQLYDILSSSSELLMETSSFLDKSSIV
- the LOC122623122 gene encoding SH3 domain-binding protein 5 isoform X2, translating into MSTESNTPVDPRVQVELEKLNSATDNINRYEVELDEAKCEFKRLLAESVVRIKAAAHKLGNSIDAAKPYYESRIYAAQLAKETQLAAASHEKAKSIHAAAKEMVYLAEQGLGEKSTLDTACQEMLSHAASKVNQSQLEVTDTRNALKMCQLKLEVANNRVGKLQGQLKQALRASRPYYETRANYNGLLKAQKTRVNELEAKVSAAKLTYNEALKNLEQISEDIHRQRQQRNNLLNYEAMLRQVDAVDTLTAGLERSSCGTAADRPDLEAEAAAAEQAHADEEYLRMPERLGHHECPHLLTDFEAVLTFPQKLAGGMHKSASTGAAADGEAGLGPLGLHAPYEVKSGSGSLASGSASVSTSAGGAPADNDIEQWTEIRLSHSDSTSSSYSNQSLLEQQGLDSTGGMSGGLGLGLARNHLDADAQSQHSTSSSDEPKRKVTCTTIFQDDSSASSGGGQQMSRKQSLSQWLSRSNSFKGSGRRQSLDLLIDAGDKVKDVFSYGFQKVGRSLERRNSESEMSGDCAAEGEALLGGGTTDSLALHGGATGSAGSAAGGGGGSGSGSGSGGGAGDFFLFSRSSEPKELLSDEQVENLLLNHLVDENGAIIVEELKSPTTTTTSMYHTHHHQQQQQQHNQQQQQNQQQKQQQKQHHQALNVVGALLF
- the LOC122623122 gene encoding lisH domain-containing protein C1711.05 isoform X3 gives rise to the protein MHALYCTLCSPYYETRANYNGLLKAQKTRVNELEAKVSAAKLTYNEALKNLEQISEDIHRQRQQRNNLLNYEAMLRQVDAVDTLTAGLERSSCGTAADRPDLEAEAAAAEQAHADEEYLRMPERLGHHECPHLLTDFEAVLTFPQKLAGGMHKSASTGAAADGEAGLGPLGLHAPYEVKSGSGSLASGSASVSTSAGGAPADNDIEQWTEIRLSHSDSTSSSYSNQSLLEQQGLDSTGGMSGGLGLGLARNHLDADAQSQHSTSSSDEPKRKVTCTTIFQDDSSASSGGGQQMSRKQSLSQWLSRSNSFKGSGRRQSLDLLIDAGDKVKDVFSYGFQKVGRSLERRNSESEMSGDCAAEGEALLGGGTTDSLALHGGATGSAGSAAGGGGGSGSGSGSGGGAGDFFLFSRSSEPKELLSDEQVENLLLNHLVDENGAIIVEELKSPTTTTTSMYHTHHHQQQQQQHNQQQQQNQQQKQQQKQHHQALNVVGALLF